Sequence from the Salinicoccus sp. Bachu38 genome:
TGTTCTCTTTATTCTCATATATATTGTATAATTAAAACGTAGCTTTGTCGAGTGGATTTTAAGGAGGGAACATCATGAAGATAAAAGTATTACCATTGGGACCATTGGAAACGAACTGCTACATTCTTGAAAATGATGATGAGGCGCTGATCATCGACCCTTCGGGAGACGCAGAGACGATCATCGGCGCAATAGAAGAGGATAGGACGGTGAAGGGCATACTGCTGACGCATGCACATTTCGATCATATCGGTGCACTTGATGCAGTCGCGTCCCATTTCGGAGCAGAGACATGGATCGGCGGGGAAGAGCGTGACTGGCTCGCCGACGCTTCAAAAAACGGTTCAGGCAAGTACAGGGACATGGGGCTTGAGGTCATCGAGTCTTCCATAGTGCCAAAAACCATGGAGGAAGGGGAACGCCAGATTGGCGGATTCAGCTTCCATGTACTCCATACCCCGGGCCATTCGCCGGGCAGCATGAGCTACCTTTTTGAAGATTTCATCGTCTCGGGAGATGTCCTCTTCAATGGAGGCATAGGCCGGACGGACCTTTACCAGGCAGATCATCTGACACTCCTGAGCAGCATAAGGGAGAAGCTCTACACACTTGATGAGGACCTGACTGTGTATCCCGGTCATGGACCGGAAACGACGATAGGTGACGAGAAGATGGGAAACCCTTTCGTCAGGACATGAAGAAAGGCAAGGTTAAAATAAATAACCAGGCAGATTAATATCTGCCTGGTTATTTTAGTGCTGGTTACCGAAACTCGGCTCGAGCAGGAATGTTGTAAAGTATGTAAATCCTACAAAGAAAAAGACCAGGTATGCAGCAAATACATACATATACATTCTTTCAGTGAGCTTCATATAGCCGAGTAAAATGAAGAATCCGGTCTGGGCGATGAAGAACAGCGTCATCATCATCATATCACCGACATAGAACAGGATTGCAAACATTGCAGTCCAGAATCCCAGTGTCTTGAATAACTTATCCATAGGAACAGTCCTTTCATCGTTACTTAACATATCATAGTCAATTATAAATAAATTACATATCAAAGTAAATACTTATTGGGATAAATGTAATGTAATCCATTTCCATTAATCCCTATTATACAGCAAAATAAACGCCATAATGCAAAAATCCTTCATTTATTTCAGAAAAAATCAAATCGGTCCTTTTACTCCATATATAGGGTAGGAGGTGAATGATGAAACAGCTGATAGAAGAAATCATGAAAGATGCAATGCATCAGAACGCAACGGACATCCATCTGACACTCGAAAGCTCGAAGGGGCTTGTAAGGCTCAGGAAAGCGGGGGAGATGCATCCTCTCAGAGAGGTCACGATCGAGGTATACAGGAAGTTCGTAAACTATCTGAAGTTCATAGCCGAGCTTGACATCAACGAGCACAAGGTGCCGCAGAGCGGCAGAACCGCGGTCATGATTGAAGATGAATTGCTGAACGTCAGGGTCAGTACATTGCCGATCTCCCTGATGAATGAAGTCGTCGTCATCCGTGTGCTCAACGCCATGGAAGACCGTCCTTCGTCCACACTTTTCAACACGGGCGGGGACTACGAATTTTTCCTGCCCTACATGGCCCGTCAACAAGGGCTGATACTTTTCACCGGCCCCACGGGCTCAGGAAAATCCACGCTCATGTACCGTCTGATCCAGGAGGTGGTTTCACACGGCAGGCAACAGGTCATCAGCATCGAGGATCCGATTGAATATCAATTGGACGGGCTGGTACAGGTCGAGATCAATGAAAAGGCGAACATCGATTATGCGCCTCTGCTGAAAGGGGTGCTCAGGTGCGATCCGGACATCATCATGTTCGGGGAGATCAGGGATGCCAACATCGCCTCCCAGCTCCTGAAAGCCAGTCTGTCGGGACACCTGGTGCTGAGCACGTTCCACAGCAAATCGGCAGCCAGTACACTGAGTCGCCTGAAAGACTATGGACTCTACGATGAAGAGATCCTCCAGAGCATCTCCCTGATTGTAAACCAGCGCATCATCTACACCCGGGAGGGGAGCTTCATTATCTACGAGTCGCTCGACAACAGTCAGATTGAAACTTTGCT
This genomic interval carries:
- a CDS encoding DUF2626 family protein; translated protein: MDKLFKTLGFWTAMFAILFYVGDMMMMTLFFIAQTGFFILLGYMKLTERMYMYVFAAYLVFFFVGFTYFTTFLLEPSFGNQH
- a CDS encoding MBL fold metallo-hydrolase — encoded protein: MKIKVLPLGPLETNCYILENDDEALIIDPSGDAETIIGAIEEDRTVKGILLTHAHFDHIGALDAVASHFGAETWIGGEERDWLADASKNGSGKYRDMGLEVIESSIVPKTMEEGERQIGGFSFHVLHTPGHSPGSMSYLFEDFIVSGDVLFNGGIGRTDLYQADHLTLLSSIREKLYTLDEDLTVYPGHGPETTIGDEKMGNPFVRT
- a CDS encoding ATPase, T2SS/T4P/T4SS family; the encoded protein is MMKQLIEEIMKDAMHQNATDIHLTLESSKGLVRLRKAGEMHPLREVTIEVYRKFVNYLKFIAELDINEHKVPQSGRTAVMIEDELLNVRVSTLPISLMNEVVVIRVLNAMEDRPSSTLFNTGGDYEFFLPYMARQQGLILFTGPTGSGKSTLMYRLIQEVVSHGRQQVISIEDPIEYQLDGLVQVEINEKANIDYAPLLKGVLRCDPDIIMFGEIRDANIASQLLKASLSGHLVLSTFHSKSAASTLSRLKDYGLYDEEILQSISLIVNQRIIYTREGSFIIYESLDNSQIETLLKGGTTEYRTLVDKMRDLYQTGRLNEDEYLSYMEKFK